The Arachis hypogaea cultivar Tifrunner chromosome 14, arahy.Tifrunner.gnm2.J5K5, whole genome shotgun sequence genome has a segment encoding these proteins:
- the LOC112742492 gene encoding caffeoylshikimate esterase-like, whose protein sequence is MVAPATPATVTGTLVLGHGFTGKSSWFLQLTAIYFAKAGFATCTIDHQGHGFSDSLIAHIPDINPVVDDCITFFDEFFSRFDPSLPSFLYSESLGGAIALLITLRCRDSPENVSSVNRA, encoded by the coding sequence ATGGTGGCTCCCGCTACCCCCGCAACCGTCACCGGAACCCTCGTCCTCGGTCACGGATTTACTGGCAAATCCAGCTGGTTCCTCCAGCTCACCGCCATCTACTTTGCCAAGGCCGGATTCGCCACCTGCACCATTGACCATCAGGGCCACGGCTTCTCTGACAGCCTCATCGCCCACATCCCTGACATCAACCCCGTCGTCGATGACTGCATTACCTTCTTCGACGAATTCTTCTCTCGCTTCGATCCTTCTCTTCCTTCCTTCCTCTATTCCGAATCCCTCGGCGGCGCAATCGCGCTATTAATCACTCTCCGCTGCCGTGACTCGCCAGAAAATGTCTCATCTGTGAACCGAGCGTGA